GATACCGGTTTGCGATCCCGGCCGCGTCGCCGACGAGAAACACGTTCGTCTCGGGATCGTAGACGCGGTCGGGATCGAGGCTCGGACCCTTCGGGATGGTAGCGATATTCACGTCCGCCCGGTCCGGGACCGGAAACGAGTTCCGCTCGGCGGCGGCCTCGAGCGCGGCGTAGTAGTCGTCGGGCCGCCGGTCGCCCGCCCAGCCGATGCCGACGTTCGCGTGACGATCCGATTTCGGGAACGCCCACGCGTAGCCGACGTATCCCTCGAAGAAGATCCGCGGTCGATTCCGATACGCCGAGAAATCGCCCTCGACCGTCGCGTTGAGGGCGACCATGTCACCGGTGTACTCGCGCGTGTCCCCGTTCGCCTTGAGCGTCAGGGACGGCTGGCCCGATGCGTCGACGACGTAGTCATACGACTCTATAATGCCGGCGTACTCGTCAGTCGAGACCGATCGCCCAGTCCGAAACTCGACGCCTCTGGTCTCCAGTTCCGCTGCCCACCGCCGTTCGACGACGGATCGCTCGCAGACGTATCCCGGCTCGCAGCGAACGTTCGATTTCGCGAGCGGCCGGACGTCGTGCGATCGATCGGTCCCCTCGTACACGCGGAGCTGGAAGCCGTCGACGTCGTTGACGAATCCGTTTTCGGGCGTCTTCGCGAGCGGTATCAGCGTCGTATCGTTGATCGCCTCGCCGCAGTCGACGCGCTTCTCGTCGTACTCCTGCCGTTCGTAGACGGTCACCCGATCGAGATCCGCGGTTCGGAGCAGTCCCGTCGCCGCCGCGAGCCCGGAGACGGAGCCGCCGAGTACCGCCGCAGTCGACTGGTCGTCGTTCATCGCTGTGCTGTCCCCGTCCGAAACCGACCGCGTCGACGCTAAAGAGAGTACCCGATACACCACCGGTCCGGGACAGTCACGGCGCGCTGCAAGTCTCGTTCCTCGAGTGGCTCTCGCAGGACTGGACGGGATCGAGTCGCCACGGTCACGGCTCATTGACGACCCGTGCGCCGCGAGGTGTCGACGTCGGAATCCGGAAGCGATTTTCGAGATGGACCCAATACTGTACACGATGACGTTGCCTATCGACCCCACCCGGATCGATCCGGACGACGCCAGTGTTAAACAGCGGCGCTCGTTTTCGCGACCGACGTCGGCAACGTCGGCGCCCTGATAGGCTACTGAACCTCTATCACGAACTCCTCGAGGACGAGCACGTCGAGACCCATCCCATAGAAGTCCTCGATCGCTTGGGTCGGCGTCCGAACGACCGGTTCGGCGTGATCGTTGAACGAGGTGTTGAGGACGACCGGCACGCCGGTGAGGTCCGTGAACTCGGAGAGCTATCGTTCGTCGACTCGTCCCTGCCGATTGATTCCGAACCCTTCCCGAACACGCTGACCGAACCCGATCGGTGACAGTCACGAATACGAAAGGTATTCTTGCCACTCGGGACGTCCCTAGAGATGCATGCAGGAACCTTTCGGCCAACGCGGTCGCTTCGCCGCAGGTGCCGTCCTCCTCGCCGTTCTGGCCGGACTCGTGTTGTGGGCGGGCGCGGTTCCCTCCGACCTGATGGAGAGCGGTCATCCGAACGAAGTCGAGGTGACACCGAACCGTGACGCCTACGTGGGCGAGCAGGTCGCCCTCGGCGGTCGAGTCGTCGACACGGACCCCGTCGTTATCGCGACTCGCGCCAGCGGCTACGGCAGGTTCACCCTCGTAAACGCGAACGAGGGGCTCCAGAACTCGGACGTGTCTCTCGAGCGGGGCGATCACGTGACCGCGTTCGGTACCCTCGAGGACGAGTCGACCCTCGTCGTCGACCGAACGACGGTCGGCGACGCGGCCGGGACGAGGTACATGCTCCTCGTCTCGTTCGTCGGCGGATTGTGGGTCGTCAGC
This genomic interval from Haloterrigena sp. KLK7 contains the following:
- a CDS encoding NAD(P)/FAD-dependent oxidoreductase, whose amino-acid sequence is MNDDQSTAAVLGGSVSGLAAATGLLRTADLDRVTVYERQEYDEKRVDCGEAINDTTLIPLAKTPENGFVNDVDGFQLRVYEGTDRSHDVRPLAKSNVRCEPGYVCERSVVERRWAAELETRGVEFRTGRSVSTDEYAGIIESYDYVVDASGQPSLTLKANGDTREYTGDMVALNATVEGDFSAYRNRPRIFFEGYVGYAWAFPKSDRHANVGIGWAGDRRPDDYYAALEAAAERNSFPVPDRADVNIATIPKGPSLDPDRVYDPETNVFLVGDAAGIANRYQGEGICQGIRSAYLAATLIASGDETAYPRKLYDRMRSEYRLARLMRGAWVEHEDPALLASVAEALEGLTIDDITRRPATVMRRVAGRPSTALELVADAGMLRRLYGAYTDSWEYNA